Genomic window ([Empedobacter] haloabium):
TGCTATAGTTCTGTCCCTGCCGCAGCGTAGTAGTGAAAACGAAACGATGCGACAGAAACCGAGGGGTTGACGAGCTGCACGAAACACCGCATAATCTCATCTCTCTGCTGCTGACAAACACAACGATTTGTCGCCGGGTTTGACCGGATCGCAGCATGCCTTCAAAGGCAGAATTCTTTAACAATCAACAGTCGATAAGTGTGGGCGTTTGATGTGAGTGTGCCCGGGATTTCGGTCCCGATACTCAAAATATATAGCATCAAACGCTCGCAAGAAATTAAACGTGACCTCGCAAGAGGAACGTCAGTATCTTGAGAGTGACCATGTCAGCAATGACATAAAACAGAGATTGAACTGAAGAGTTTGATCCTGGCTCAGATTGAACGCTGGCGGCATGCTTTACACATGCAAGTCGAACGGTAACAGGGAGCTTGCTCCGCTGACGAGTGGCGAACGGGTGAGTAATATATCGGAACGTGCCCAAGAGTGGGGGATAACGTAGCGAAAGTTACGCTAATACCGCATACGATCCAAGGATGAAAGCAGGGGACCGCAAGGCCTTGTGCTCCTGGAGCGGCCGATATCTGATTAGCTAGTTGGTGAGGTAAAGGCTCACCAAGGCGACGATCAGTAGCTGGTCTGAGAGGACGACCAGCCACACTGGGACTGAGACACGGCCCAGACTCCTACGGGAGGCAGCAGTGGGGAATTTTGGACAATGGGCGCAAGCCTGATCCAGCAATGCCGCGTGAGTGAAGAAGGCCTTCGGGTTGTAAAGCTCTTTTGTCAGGGAAGAAACGGTCGTGGCTAATATCCACGGCTAATGACGGTACCTGAAGAATAAGCACCGGCTAACTACGTGCCAGCAGCCGCGGTAATACGTAGGGTGCAAGCGTTAATCGGAATTACTGGGCGTAAAGCGTGCGCAGGCGGTTTTGTAAGTCTGTCGTGAAATCCCCGGGCTTAACCTGGGAATGGCGATGGAGACTGCAAGGCTGGAATCTGGCAGAGGGGGGTAGAATTCCACGTGTAGCAGTGAAATGCGTAGAGATGTGGAGGAACACCGATGGCGAAGGCAGCCCCCTGGGCTAAGATTGACGCTCATGCACGAAAGCGTGGGGAGCAAACAGGATTAGATACCCTGGTAGTCCACGCCCTAAACGATGTCTACTAGTTGTCGGGTCTTAATTGACTTGGTAACGCAGCTAACGCGTGAAGTAGACCGCCTGGGGAGTACGGTCGCAAGATTAAAACTCAAAGGAATTGACGGGGACCCGCACAAGCGGTGGATGATGTGGATTAATTCGATGCAACGCGAAAAACCTTACCTACCCTTGACATGGCAGGAATCCCTGAGAGATCGGGGAGTGCTCGAAAGAGAACCTGCACACAGGTGCTGCATGGCTGTCGTCAGCTCGTGTCGTGAGATGTTGGGTTAAGTCCCGCAACGAGCGCAACCCTTGTCATTAGTTGCTACGAAAGGGCACTCTAATGAGACTGCCGGTGACAAACCGGAGGAAGGTGGGGATGACGTCAAGTCCTCATGGCCCTTATGGGTAGGGCTTCACACGTCATACAATGGTACATACAGAGGGCCGCCAACCCGCGAGGGGGAGCTAATCCCAGAAAGTGTATCGTAGTCCGGATTGTAGTCTGCAACTCGACTGCATGAAGTTGGAATCGCTAGTAATCGCGGATCAGCATGTCGCGGTGAATACGTTCCCGGGTCTTGTACACACCGCCCGTCACACCATGGGAGCGGGTTTTACCAGAAGTAGGTAGCTTAACCGCAAGGAGGGCGCTTACCACGGTAGGATTCGTGACTGGGGTGAAGTCGTAACAAGGTAGCCGTATCGGAAGGTGCGGCTGGATCACCTCCTTTCTAGAGTGGCACGGATCAGAAATGATCGTGCATCAAACGCTCACACTTATCGACTGTTGTTAGGGAAACAGCAATAAACAGAAGAAAGTCGCGGGTCTGTAGCTCAGCTGGTTAGAGCACCGTGTTGATAACGCGGGGGTCGTTGGTTCGAGCCCAACCAGACCCACCACAAACATGGGGGATTAGCTCAGCTGGGAGAGCACCTGCTTTGCAAGCAGGGGGTCGTCGGTTCGATCCCGTCATCCTCCACCATCGCTTCTGTTGAAAGTACAAACGTAAGTCTCGCACTGTCGAGGATTTAGGTTTGATCTTTTAGAGATCTAAGCTGTTTCGCTCTTTAACAATCTGGAAGAAGTAAAGTTTTATTAAGCGTGTGAGAAATCACACACTTAGGGTAGTGTTCGAAAGAACGCATACAAAAACTCATCAAACACAGTAGTAAATGCTTGAACCGATAGCCGTCAAGGTTATAGGGACAAGTGAATAAGTGCACATGGCGGATGCCTTGGCGATTACAGGCGATGAAGGACGTAGTAGTCTGCGATAAGCTACGGGGAGCTGACAAACGAGCTTTGATCCGTAGATTTCCGAATGGGGAAACCCACCCTTTTAGGGTATCACTCACTGAATACATAGGTGTGTGAGGCGAACGCGGCGAACTGAAACATCTAAGTAGCTGCAGGAAAATAAATCAACCGAGATTCCCAAAGTAGTGGCGAGCGAAATGGGAAGAGCCTGTACGTGATAGTCGGACTGATAGTGGAAGCCTCTGGAAATAGGCGCCATAGCGGGTGATAGCCCCGTACACGAAATCAGACCGGTGGTACTAAGCGTACGACAAGTAGGGCGGGACACGAGAAATCCTGTCTGAAGATGGGGGGACCATCCTCCAAGGCTAAATACTCGTAATCGACCGATAGTGAACCAGTACCGTGAGGGAAAGGCGAAAAGAACCCCGGGAGGGGAGTGAAATAGATCCTGAAACCGTGTGCATACAAACAGTCGGAGCGGACTTGTTCCGTGACGGCGTACCTTTTGTATAATGGGTCAGCGACTTACATTCAGTAGCGAGGTTAACCATATAGGGGAGCCGTAGAGAAATCGAGTCCGAACAGGGCGCTAGTTGCTGGGTGTAGACCCGAAACCAAGTGATCTACCCATGGCCAGGTTGAAGGTGCGGTAACACGCACTGGAGGACCGAACCCACTAATGTTGAAAAATTAGGGGATGAGCTGTGGGTAGGGGTGAAAGGCTAAACAAACTTGGAAATAGCTGGTTCTCTCCGAAAACTATTTAGGTAGTGCCTCAAGTATCACCATCGGGGGTAGAGCACTGTTATGGCTAGGGGGTCATCGCGACTTACCAAACCATTGCAAACTCCGAATACCGATGAGTGCGAGCTTGGGAGACAGACGTCGGGTGCTAACGTCCGGCGTCAAGAGGGAAACAACCCAGACCGCCAGCTAAGGTCCCAAAGATTGGCTAAGTGGAAAACGAAGTGGGAAGGCTAAAACAGTCAGGATGTTGGCTTAGAAGCAGCCATCATTTAAAGAAAGCGTAATAGCTCACTGATCGAGTCGTCCTGCGCGGAAGATGTAACGGGGCTAAGCCAGTCACCGAAGCTGCGGATATCCGCAAGGATATGGTAGGAGAGCGTTCTGTAAGCCTGCGAAGGTGTCTTGTAAAGGATGCTGGAGGTATCAGAAGTGCGAATGCTGACATGAGTAGCGATAATGCGGGTGAAAAGCCCGCACGCCGTAAGCCCAAGGTTTCCTGTTCAACGTTCATCGGAGCAGGGTGAGTCGGCCCCTAAGGCGAGGCAGAGATGCGTAGCTGATGGGAAGCAGGTTAATATTCCTGCACCGTCGTATGATGCGATGGGGGGACGGATCGCGGAAGGTTGTCTGACTGTTGGAATAGTCAGTTTCTGGTTCATAGGAGGTACTTAGGCAAATCCGGGTACGTAATCCAAGGGATCGGGACGAGCGCTCTTGTAGCGCGAAGCAATCGGAAGTGGTTCCAAGAAAAGCCTCTAAGCTTCAGTCATACGAGACCGTACCGCAAACCGACACAGGTGGGCGAGATGAGTATTCTAAGGCGCTTGAGAGAACTCGGGAGAAGGAACTCGGCAAATTGGTACCGTAACTTCGGGAAAAGGTACGCCCCGGTAGCTTGACCACTTTACTGTGGAAGGGTGAAAGGGTTGCAATAAACTGGTGGCTGCGACTGTTTAATAAAAACACAGCACTCTGCAAACACGAAAGTGGACGTATAGGGTGTGACGCCTGCCCGGTGCTGGAAGATTAAATGATGGGGTGCAAGCTCTTGATTGAAGTCCCAGTAAACGGCGGCCGTAACTATAACGGTCCTAAGGTAGCGAAATTCCTTGTCGGGTAAGTTCCGACCTGCACGAATGGCGTAACGATGGCCACACTGTCTCCTCCCGAGACTCAGCGAAGTTGAAGTGTTTGTGATGATGCAATCTACCCGCGGCTAGACGGAAAGACCCCATGAACCTTTACTGTAGCTTTGCATTGGACTTTGAACCAATCTGTGTAGGATAGGTGGGAGGCTTTGAAGCGGGGACGCCAGTTCTCGTGGAGCCAACCTTGAAATACCACCCTGGTTTGTTTGAGGTTCTAACCTTGGCCCGTGATCCGGGTCGGGGACAGTGCATGGTAGGCAGTTTGACTGGGGCGGTCTCCTCCTAAAGTGTAACGGAGGAGTTCGAAGGTACGCTAGGTACGGTCGGACATCGTGCTAATAGTGCAATGGCATAAGCGTGCTTAACTGCGAGACCGACAAGTCGAGCAGGTACGAAAGTAGGACATAGTGATCCGGTGGTTCTGTATGGAAGGGCCATCGCTCAACGGATAAAAGGTACTCTGGGGATAACAGGCTGATTCCTCCCAAGAGTTCATATCGACGGGGGAGTTTGGCACCTCGATGTCGGCTCATCACATCCTGGGGCTGTAGCCGGTCCCAAGGGTATGGCTGTTCGCCATTTAAAGTGGTACGTGAGCTGGGTTTAAAACGTCGTGAGACAGTTTGGTCCCTATCTGCCGTGGGCGTTGGAAATTTGAAGGGGGCTGCTCCTAGTACGAGAGGACCGGAGTGGACGAACCTCTGGTGTACCGGTTGTCACGCCAGTGGCATTGCCGGGTAGCTAAGTTCGGAAGAGATAACCGCTGAAAGCATCTAAGCGGGAAACTTGCCTTAAGATGAGATTTCCCGGAGCCTTGAGCTCCTTGAAGGGTCGTTCGAGACCAGGACGTTGATAGGTCAGGTGTGGAAGTGCAGTAATGCATTAAGCTAACTGATACTAATTGCCCGTACGGCTTGTCTCTATAACCTTGACGGTTACAGAGCATTTGCCTGTGTTTGAGTTTTACCAGTAACACCCAACTTACTTCTTCCAGATTAGTAGCCGCGTTGCCCAACAGGGAACGAGGCTACGTACAAGTCATGCCTGATGACCATAGCAAGTCGGTCCCACCCCTTCCCATCCCGAACAGGACCGTGAAACGACTTTGCGCCGATGATAGTGCTGCAACCAGTGTGAAAGTAGGTTATCGTCAGGCTGTTATATAGAAAAACCCCCGTCCAGTGATCTGGCGGGGGTTTTTTCATTTCTGCCCGCACATGACTGCACGCCGGCTCGGCGTAAGACGGACCAACGCCGTGCCGGCTCTTCGGCAAATCCCGATTTTTTCCAGATTTACCCTGCCTGGGTTTGCTGGCTATCCCGATGAAAGCTGCTATCGTGAAGAAGTAGGTTCTTGCGCCATCCAGTATCGACAGCTGAAAGGAGCGGGGTCCCATGCTGCAGTACTTCTCTTCGTTGATGCTCGAGATGTATGAGACGGCCGAGCAGGTTGCCTGCAGCGACTTTTCCGCCCGGGTTGCCGATCTGCTTGCAAGGGTACTGTCGTTCGATGTCGCTGAGTTGGGCTGTGGCGTCGTGCGCGAACGTCGGCAGAGCCTGCGGCAGGTGGTCGAAGGCGATTCCGTCGTGCTGTCGTCCAGCTTCCACCTCGATTTGCCGCCTCCTGCGCTCTGCAGCAGCGCGCAGCTGCGTCAGCTGTTCGATCCCGGCCGGCTGCTTGGCCATGCGCAACGACAGGGGCTGCGCCAGCTGCTGCTGATCGGTTCTGTCGAAACGCCGCTGCGTCCGCCCGATTGGCTGTTGCTGGGGCGCCGTGGGCGCCGGCCGTTCACGGCCGGCGCTGCCTTGTACGCCACGGCGCTGTGGCCGCATCTGTTGCGCTGCAAGCAGCTGTGCCAGCGGCGCTATCTTGCCGAGCAGGCCAGCGTCACCACCATGGGAGGATTCGCCCTCGTCAGCGCGTATGACGCAGTGGACGTCTGCGATGACGCGT
Coding sequences:
- a CDS encoding helix-turn-helix transcriptional regulator; translated protein: MLQYFSSLMLEMYETAEQVACSDFSARVADLLARVLSFDVAELGCGVVRERRQSLRQVVEGDSVVLSSSFHLDLPPPALCSSAQLRQLFDPGRLLGHAQRQGLRQLLLIGSVETPLRPPDWLLLGRRGRRPFTAGAALYATALWPHLLRCKQLCQRRYLAEQASVTTMGGFALVSAYDAVDVCDDAFNGLARLEWPHCLAGQLPGGVLVTLRSQGRYDGRLTRWSLEPGPGGAFLCKVTQRQPFDLLTPAEAVTARHYAQGRTHGEIAALLGVSSNTVRTHLAHVFSKLDIHRKSELPARLR